In the genome of Natronomonas salina, the window GGCGAGCGGTACGGACGGGTCGGGACTCGAAGCGAGCCCGGCGAACAGCGACGACACACAGTGGGGTGTGTCCAGGTTCCTTATAAACTCACGCTATGGCTCAGTGCGCTCGTCGGGTGCGTAGATTCGGCCAGGCGACGGGAGAGAGATTGGACATTCGTGATTTTGAATCGGTAATACTGCCGCAATAGTCCGGTATATCCCGCAACCGGTTGTGAACTCGGTACGACCACATGCCGTTCAGGGACTACGAGACGCTCGACCTCGACGGCGTCGCCCTCGTACCGATCGACGTCCAGCAGGGGTTCGACCACGACCGCTGGGGCGAGCGGAACAACCCCGACGCCGAGCGCCACGTCGCGGAACTGCTCGCGGCGTTCCGCGAGGCCGACCTGCCGGTCGTGCACGTCCGCCACGACTCCACCGAACTCGACTCGCCGCTGCGCCCCGACCGGGCGGGCAACGCTTTCAAGCCCGAGGCCGAGCCGACCCGCGAGGAACCCGTCGTCGCCAGGGACGTCGACGGTGCCTTCGTCGGGACCGACCTCGAGAGCCGGCTCCGGGAGGCCGGCGTGCAGCGACCCGTCTTCGTCGGGTTCACGACCGACCGCGGCGTCTCGACGACCGCGCGGATGGCGGCGAACTTCGGGTTCGAACCGTACGTCGTCGCCGACGCCGCGGTGACCTTCGAGCGAGAGTTCGACGGCACGCGGTACGCCGCCGAGCAGAACCACCGGCTGGCGCTCGCACAGCTCGACGGCGAGTTCGCGACCGTCGTCGAGACGGCGACGCTACTGGCCGCCCTTGAGGCGAGAGAATGAGCCCGCCGCGGAAGCGTCCTACGCCTCCATGCTGAGCGCGTCCGAGAGCTCGTCGACAAGCTCCTCCTGGCTGAGGTTCGCCTGGATGTCGTGTTCCTTCGCGAGCGACTGCAGCTCGCGGTACGACAGGTCCTCGAGGTCGTCCTCGCTCGAGGGCTGCGGCGTGTCGTCGTCGCCTTCCGACTCGTCGCCCGACTCCGAATTGGCTTCCTGCTCGTCGCCCTCGGCTTCTTCGTCCTCCGCTTCGGCTTCCTCGTCGCCCCCCTCGGACTCCGCTTCGCTCTCGTCCTCCGACGCCTCGGAATCCGACTCGTCCTCGCTTTCGGCCTCGATCTCCTCTTCGTCGGATTCGGACTCGGCGTCGTCCGTCTCCTCGCCTTCGTCCTCGGCGTCCGCTTCGGACGCCTCGTCCTCCCCCTCGGACTCCTCGCCTTCGTCCTCGGCCTGCTGGTCGTCCGACGCCGCTTCGTCGCCGTCCTCGCTCTCGTCCGTAGCTTCCTCGGACTGACCGTCCTCGGCCTCGGCGTCTTCGGACCCCTCGTCGCCGTCCTCGGACGTCATCGCCTGCTCGACGGCGGAGGCGATCTTGTCGGTCACGTCGTCGCTGTCCGAGTCACCGCCCGAGTCATCGGAGAGGGCGGCCTCGACCGACTCCGTGATGGTGCTGGCGAGGTCGGACTGGTCGCCGTCGTCGCTCGCCTCCTCACCTCCGTCCTCGGCACCCTCCTCCGATTCGCCTTCGGCTTCCGTTTCGCCGTCCCCCTCGGACTCTTCGTCGCTATCTTCGGCGGACTCCTCGTCGCCGTCCTCGGCGGACTCCTCGTCCTCGTCGTCGCTGAGGCTCTCCCGGATGGCCTCCTCGATCCAGGCGCCGAGCTTCTCGCCGATCCGGCGGCCGACGAGCGCGCCGACGGCGCCGCCCAGGTCCTCGCTGGTGGGCTGTCCGCTCTCGCTGTCGATGGCTCCTTCCAGCTCCGTGCCCTCGAACAGTTCCTCGTAGTCGATCTTCTCGAGCAGCTCCTCGGTGTCCATGCGGTCGACGAGAGATGTATCACTCATTGGTTGTGGAGATCGGAAACGGGAGTCACGCGCTCGCGGCCGCCTCTTCGGCGTCGGACTCGCCACCGTCGTCGGAGGTGTCGAGGAGCTGGTTGACGATCTCCTGGAGGAACTGCGCGAGCAGCTCCTCCAGCGGCAGCGCGGAGATGATCGACGACCCGGCGTCGTCGATGGCGCTGCGGATGCCGTCGGCGATGTAGCCGGCCAGCTCCTTCGCGCGCTCCATCGGGTGCACGTCGGGGAGCAGGCCCGAGCTCTCGCCTTCCTCACCTTCCTCGCCTTCCTCGTCACCCTCGCGGCCGCCGAGCAGCCCGCTGAGCGGGTTGTCCGGCATCTCGGGTATCAAGCTCGACAGCGGGTCGCCGCCCAGCAGGCCGCTGACCGCCGACAGCAGGTTGCCGAGCAGCTTCGACTCGCCCTCGACCGCGGTGAGGTCGAGCGTGACCGTATCGAGGTCGACCTCCAGGCCGAGCAGGTCGAGGAAGAGGCCGTCGATGTTCAGGTGGAGCAGGCGCGCGCCCTCGTCCGAGACGGCCTGCTCGCGCTCGGACTCCTCCTCTTCGGCTTCTTCACCTTCACCCTCGGCTTCTTCGCCGTCGCCTTCCGCTTCGGCGTCCTCCTCTGCCTCCTCGTCCTCACCCTCGTCCGCTTCGGCCTCCTCTTCGTCTTCAGATTCGGCCTCGTCTTCGGCGGCCTCTTCCTCGTCTTCGCCCTCCGCTTGCTCCTCGTCGGACTCGTCGTCCTCCCCTTCCGCCTCCTGCTCGTCGCCCTCGGCGGATTCGCTCTCCTCGCTCTCTTCGCTCTCAGCGTCCGCCTCCTCGGCGTCCGTCTGCTCCTCGGAGGCTTCCTGGTCGTCCGCCGATTCGTCCTCCTCTTCCGGCTCCTCCATCTGACCGCCGTCCGGGAGCAACACTCTGACGCCGACGCCGCCGGTGCTCGACTCCGGAGCATCTCGAGAATCCATATCTCATACGACGCGGGAAAAACGGTTAGTCGGGATGCCTGCACCTGCAGGTTCCCGGGGGCGGCCTCAGTCGGGTGACGGGGTGAACGACTCCCGGCAGTCGAGGCAGACGTGGGACTCGCGGTTCAGCGCCGTCGCGTTCTTCTCGCTGAGCGCGCCCTTGCTCGCGAGCTTCGCGGCGCCGATCCCAGACTTGTAGACGTCGTCGGCGCTGCCGCAGGACGGGCACTCGGCGTCGCTGCCGTCCTCCAGTCGCTCGATGCGCCGCTGCAGCTTGTCGACCCGGGCCGAGACGTCCTCGATGACGTCCTCGTCTTCCTCGTCGGCGCGGGCGATCATCTCGACGGCCTCGGCCAGCTCCACCGGCTCGTCCACCCAGGGGAGATCGACTGTCTCGCTCATGGGCCCTAGATGTCGTGGTTCATGTCGTCGCGGCGGTACCGGTGGGTCCGCTGGTAGCCGGTGACCGACAGGTCGTCGGTGAGCTCGATCTCGTAGCGGCCGAGGATGTCCTGGGTGTCCGGGACCGACTTCCGCTCGACCACCTCGACGGCGACCCGCCAGCCGCTGTCCGTGCTGTCGATGCTCGTTATCCCGTCGAGGGGATGGCCGACGACACCCTCGGCGGTCTCCTGTACGGTCTGGCGAACCTCCCCGATCTCGGTCTCCGCCGTCTGTGAATCACTGGATGACATTTGGGTATCCTGGTCGTCCGTCTCGCCCGTCGATTCGTCGCCCCCTTCGTCCCCGTCGGCGTCCCCGGCTCCGTCGACGGTCTCCTCGCGGTTTTCGTTCTCGTCGGGGTCACCATCGTCGCCGCCGTCTCCGTCCTCGGCGTCGTCGATAGTCTCGTCCGACGAATCGTGCTGGTGACAGAAGCCGTCGTCCTGCGCGGGGCGCGAACAGCGGTCACCGTCGCCGGTGACCGCCTTGCACTGTTCTTCGTCCGAATCAGTCGTCGACATCGGTCAGAGAGCCCGTTCAGGTCACTCCGCCTGCGCTTCCGGGTTCGGGGACTCCGACTGCTCGATGTCGATGTCCTGGAGGTTGTCCAGATCACCCCCGTCCTCGACCTCCGCCTCCGCGGCTTCGATCTTGGATATCTCCTTGGCGTAGTGCAGGAAGGTGTCGACCGAGGCGACCACGACCCGGGCCTCGACCGTCAGGATCTCGATACCGACGAGCGAGACCCTGGCCCAGACGTCGATGACGACGCCCTTGTCGAGGATGCGGTCGAGGACCTCCACGAGGCTGGAACTGCCTGGTCTGGCTGAACTCATGTGTCATACAATCGAGCCGACAGGTGGGTAGGTGTTCGGCTTGCATACTCAGGCACCGTACTGTTGAGAGTGCGAGACCTCGTACTAGCCATGGCAGACAACGCCCTCTACGCCTACGGCGTCATCGAGCAGGAGGACCTCGAGTTCGACACCGACGGGGTCGAAGGGGCGGAGCGGGCGTACACGGTCGACCACCGGACCCTGTCGGCGCTCGTGACCGACATCGACACCGTCGAGCCGGAGGCGACCGACGAGAACGCCCAGCGACACAACGAGGTGCTGCAGACCCTCCTCGAGCACGACGGCGGCCGCACCGTCGTCCCGATGCAGTTCGGGATGGCGTTCAAGAACAAGCGGACGCTCAAGAGCGTCCTCCGGGAGACCCGCCCGGCGTTCCGGCGGGCCCTCCGGGAGGTCGACGACAAGGTCGAACTCGGCCTGAAGGTCCTCGTCGACGAGGACGCCGACGTCGACCGGGCGGCCGTCGAGGCGGAGGTCTCCGAGCGCTTCGAGGACATCGCCGAGGGGTCGACCGACGACGACCTCTTCAGCGACCGGCTGGTCGTCAACCGCTCGTTCCTCGTCGACCGCGAGAACCGCGACGCCTTCGACGACGCCGTCGGCGCCTTCGAGGACGACCACGACGACCTCCTCGTCCAGTACACGGGGCCGTGGGCGCCGTACAACTTCGTCGAGATCGAGATCGGGGCGAAGCGATGACCATCATCGTCGACGACCTCCTGGTGCGGCCGTTCTTCCAGGTGCTCGAATCGCTGCAGGCCATCGCCATGAACGAACTCTACGACATCGAGGACATCAGGGACCGCATGAAAGAGAACCAGCTACTCTACGAGATGGGCGAGCGCGACGAGGAGGAGTACCAACAACGCCGCCGCGAACTCGAGGCCGAACTCGAGGTCGCCGAGCAGGCCCACGAACAGCTGAGCGACAAGTCCATCGAGGTGCGCGGATGAGCGACGAACGAGACGGAGCCGACGACGACGACGAGACCGAGCGACAGGGCGGGCTCCTCGGCGGCATCCGGAGCGTGCTGGAGGCGCTGGCCGACGCCGAGCGGGACGGGAAGTCCCGCATCAGCCGCAGACGTCGCTCGTCGAAGGGACGGTTCTCGACCGAGTCGGGCTTCTCGGTCCGGGTCGGTCGCCCGTCCTCGGGGTCAGACGCGAACTCGATCAACGACCGCAGCTCCGCGAGCGACCAGCGGGACGTCGACCACCACGTCGACGTCCGGCACGACGACGACGGCCGGCTCGTGGTCGTCGCCGACCTGCCGAACGTCGACCCCGACGACCTCACCGTCGGCCTCGACGAGGAGACCAACGAACTCGTGGTCGGCGTCGAGGACCGGGCCGTCGAGCGGCTGGCGCTGCCCTGGCCCGTCGACGACGTCGAGGGGCGGTTCAACCACGGCGTCCTCGAACTGCGCATCACGGCGACGGAGGACGCGTCATGAGCGACGCCGAAGCCGAGGGGGAGACCGAGGACGAGGTCTTCGACCCGGAGCGGCTGGCCGACCTCGTCGGCCAGATCGGCGAGTACGTCACCGAGATCAAGCGGGCGATCGTCGACGACGAGGACGGCGGCGACATCGTCGAACTGGCGGAGGACCTCTGGGAGGTCCTCGAGGAGCTGGAGGAGCTCCTGGAGACCCTGGACTTCGAGGAGCTGCCCGAGGCCATCGACGTCGAGGACATCCCCGAGGCCGTCGACGTCGAGGACATCCCCGAGGGGCTGTTCGACGAGGACGAGTCGGCGATCGACCTCGGGGACGTCACCGAGGCGGTCAACCTCCGGGAGCTGTGGGACGCCGTCGACCTCACGCAGTTCCTCCAGGAGAAACGCGAGTTCGAGGCGGCCGTCGACGACGTCACCGACGACGAGGACGGCGACGGCGACGGCGAGGAGGACGACGGGATGTTCGAGAACGTCGTCGACATGGACGGCGCGGACGCCTCCTTCGAGCAGAGCGCCCGCCAGCAGTTCATCGAGGAGAAGATCCTGGCCGCCGTCGAGAAGTTCCGGTCGGCGCTGCTGTCGACCCACGACGGCCTCCGGAAGATCTACCGGGAGAACCAGAAGAAGCTCGGCCAGGAGGGCAACCAGCCCGACTCGCTGAACCCGACGGCCCGGTCGACGATGCCGCCGGGGCCGCTCCCGGACTCCATCTCGACGCGCACCTCGACGGTGCCGTCGCAGGTGAAGTACTCCCGGGCGGACAACCCGCGGCGCATCTTCGGGCGGCGGTTCAAGGAACGGCACGACGACGAGGACTCGCGGACGACCAGCGCCGACGCCGACGCCGAGGAGTCGACCGACGCCGACAGCGAGGGCGCCGACACGGACGGTGCGACCGCCGACGCCGAAAGCGAGAGCGAGAGCGAGAGCGAGAGCGACGACGACGCGCCGGAGATCGAGGTGTTCGAGGAGAATGAGTAGTGGAAAACCTACACGCGACCAGGCGGACCTGGCGGAGGTCCTCGAGCTGGTCCTCGACAAGGGCATCGTCATCAACGCGGACATCGCGGTCACGGTCGGGGAGACGGAACTGCTCGGCATCGAGCTCCGGGCGGCCATCGCCTCCTTCGAGACCGCCGCCAAGTACGGGCTGGCCTTCCCGAGCGGGACGGACATGCGCCGGGTCGAGCGGGCCTCCGGCCGCGAACCGCTCGAGGACGACGACGAGCCGATCGACCTGGGGATCGACGCCAGTTCGGGCGGGAGCCGGGAGGACGACGAGAGCGACGGCGACGGCGGCAGCAGCCGAGCGGCGGCGGCGCCCGCGGCGCCCAGTCAGCGACCGACGCCCCAGGTCCCGACGGACGACGACGATGGGGGCGAAGGCAGCAGCGTCGACGACGCCGACCAGAGCGGGGACGGCGACGGGGAGGGCCCGGACGCCGCTCCCGACGAGTCGGGGTCCGAAGACGGGAGTGACGACGACGGAGATGGCCAGGACGGCTCGGCGGCGGACTCGAGCGACGAGGAATCTGCGAGCGGCCAGGAGGACACATGAAGCACATCGAACTCGACGACGAGGAGGGCGACGGCGGCGCCTCGGGGCTGATGGCGCTCGTCGTCACGGTGATCGAACTGCTCATCGAGACGATGGAGCGGGAGGCCATCCGGCGCATGGAGTCCGGGCAGCTCGACCCCGAGGAGATCGAACGGCTCGGCGCGCAGCTCCAGGCGCTGGAGGAGGAGATGGAGGCCATCAAGGCCGACCAGGGCATCGACGAGAACGTCGAACAGCTCCGCGGCGACCTGGACTCGCTTGTCTCCGAGGCCGTCGAGCAGGTCCGCGACCAGGAGTTGGAGGGGATCGACGGATGAGCGACACCGACGAGCCGAGCGGCGACGCCCAGACGTCCCTCGAGTTCGACGAGGGGCGGTACGTCTACTGCGCCGTCAACGCGGACGACGGCGCGACCTTCGCCGCGGAGGGCCTGGAGGGCGGCGACGTCTCCCTCGTCGTCCGGGACGGTATCGGCGCGGTCGTCCAGCCCGTCGACTCCGTCTTCGACTCCGACGACGTGACGCAGGTCCGCAGCTGGCTGCTCGACCACCAGGGGGTCGTCGACGACGCCGCCCAGCGGTTCGGCACGCCGATCCCCTTCCGCTTCGACACCATCCTGAAGGGCGGCGACGCGACCGTCCGCGAGTGGCTCGACGACCACCGCTCGGAGCTCGAGGACGCCCTCGAGTGGCTCGACGGGCGCTGGGAGTACCGGGTCCGCGTCGAGTGGGACGAGGAGGCGATCGCCGACGAGATCCTCGAGGCCGACGGCGAACTCCGCGAACTGGCCGCACGCGCGGAGACCGCCGACGAGGGGACCGGCTTCCTGCTGCAGAAGCAGTACCAGCAGCAGCTCTCCGAGCGCCTCGAGCAGCACCGCGGAGCCGTCGAGGAGCAGCTCCACGAGGCGATCGAACCCCACGCCGTCGAACTGCAGCGCTCCGGCGGTGCGTCGGTGCTCTCCGAGGAGGACGACGACGCCGGCAGGGAGACGGTCGCCGACCTGTCGCTGCTGGCCGACGAAGCCGACGAGGAAGCGATCGGCGACGCGCTGGAGCCCTACGCGGACCACGGCGCCTACGAGGTCTCCTACACCGGGCCGTGGCCGCCGTACAGCTTCGCACCCGAGATCGGCGACGGGGGTGGCGAGGGCCCGTGAAGCCGACCAGAGACGACGGCCACGCCATCGTGGACGTCCTCGACGTCCTCCTGCGGGAGGGCGCGATGGTCCAGGCCGACGTGCTGATCACGGTCGCCGACATCCCGCTGGTGGGGATCAACCTCCGGGCGGCCGTCGCGGGGATGACGACGATGCGGGAGTACGGCTTCTTCGAGAACTGGGACCTCGAGACGCGGCGGATGGGCAAGGAGCGCCGCGCGAGCGGTCACGGGCGGCCGGACCCCGAAATACCGGGGTCCGACGAGTGACGAGCGGGAGGATCAGCGAGTAACGGTCGGAGGCGAAGACTCGGAAGCGCCGTCACACCTGCGGTCGACTCGCCGGAACGGGCAGGGCGCGGTCGGAGAACGGGGAGGATGAAACGAACGTCGAACGATACCGCTCAGATGACGCGGTTCTGCAGGTAGTCGAGGTGCTTGGCGTTGTAGACGATCTTGACCTCCTCGTCGGCGGGGCTGCCGATGCAGGTCAGGCGGACGCCCTTCTCCTCGACCTCCTCGTCGGAGAGGATCTGCTGCATGTCCATGTCGATGTCGCCCTTCTTGATGATGGCGGCGCAGTTCGCACACGCGCCGGCGCGGCACGAGAAGGGCCAGTCGTAGCCCTGCGCCTCGGCCGCCTCGAGGATGTACTCGCCCTCGGCGACGTCGAGCGTGCCGTAGTCCTCGTCGTCGAGACCGGCGTCGGCGGCCTGCTCGAAGAGGTCGTCGTCGTCCATGTCCCAGCCCTGGTCGTCCAGCACTTCGTAGTTGAGGTATTCTACCGTGGGCATCACCTCGTAGATTCACGCGCCTCTGTGTTGAAGGTTGCTGTTAGGAACGGGTCTCTCGCGGTACACGGACGATTGTCCACCTTTCCGGCCTCCGAGTGGGCGGGGCTACACGACGGGGACGAACCGGAAGACGAGGAAGGCCCCGATGGTGGCGACCGCCGGGACGAAGTTCTGCATCAGGATGACGCGACCGGTCGTCTCCGGGTCGAAGAGGTCCGAGGCCGCGGGGATGTCGCCGGGCTCCTCCTCGCCGATGGGCGGGGCGTTCTCGCCCCGCCGCTCGGTGTCGCCGACGGTCGCCCCCTCGTCGGCCGCCAGGGCGCCGACGGAGACGTTCGTCCCCTCGCCGCGGACCGCGTCGCGGGCGGTCGCGGTCCGGGTGGCGCGACCCCAGCCCAGCCCGACGATGCTCATCGTCGCGATGATGACGAAGCTCGCGGGGATGCCGATCGCGGCCAGCGCCGCCGTCGCCGTCGCCGAGACGATCGCGACGACGATGGCCGCCGTCAGCGGCAGTTCCGTCAGGTCGTTGCCCATCGTGTCGAGGGTCTTCCGGGCGATGGTGAACGCGCCGAGGCCGACCGCGACGGTCGCCAGGATGATGCCGACGTTCATCGACAGCTCGCCGCTGCCGACCAGCGGTGCGACGGCGTTGGCGGCGTTCGACGCCCCCGCCGAGAAGGCCATCAGACAGCCGATGACGATGACCAGCAGGGCGCCGGCGGTCTCCCGGCGGGAGGCGTCGGCGCCGAAGGGGCTTCCCTCGGTCTGCGGGATGGCGATCCAGGCGTTGATCGTGGGGTAGAAGTAGCGACCGATGACGCCGCTGATCCAGAAGGCGACGATCGGCGCGACGATCCACCACGAGACGATTCGGCCCATCGTCTCCCAGTCGAGGGTGCCGGTCGCCAGCCCGAGGCCGGCGATGGAGCCGACGGCGGTCATCGACGTCGAGGCGGGGACGCCGGCGAAGTTCGAGATGAACAGCGCGAACCCGATGAAGAAGAGGACGACGATGCTGGCCGGGAGCGTGAACAGCTCGCCGGGGACGATGCCGTCGCCGAGCGTGTCGACGACCTGGCGGCCGAGCGTCCAGCCGCCCGCGAAGAAGAAGACGGTCATGAGACCGGCCGCCAGGAGCTTCCCGAGGACGCCGGCGCCGACCGCCGGCCCGAAGGCGGGCGCGGTGTTGGCGCCGCCGATGTTGTACCCGACGAACACGGCGACGGCGATGCCGACCACGAGCAGCACTTCCATGCCCGGAGCAACGAGGGGGCGTCGGATAAGCGCCCTGTTTGGCCGGTGGTCGCCCGCCGTCGACGGGTACGCTTTTCTCCCGTCGCGCCGACCGGTCGGGCATGTTCCCCTCCTTCGAGGTCATCCCGGCGGTCGACGTCCAGGACGGCCAGGTCGTCCAGCTGGTCGGCGGCGAGCGCGGCACGGGCAAGACGTACGGCGACCCCGTCGAGGCGGCCCGGACGTGGGTCGACGAGGGCGCCGAGACGCTCCACCTCGTCGACCTCGACGGCGCCTTCGAAGGCGAGCGTGAGAACGCCCCGGCGTTCGAGGCCGTCCTGGAGGCCGTCGACGCGGACGTCCAGCTCGGCGGCGGCATCCGGACGGCGCGGGACGCCTGCGAGCTGCTGGAACTCGGCGTCGACCGCGTCATCCTCGGCACCGCGGCCGTCGAGAACCCGAACATCGTCGGCGCCGTCAGCGAGGACTTCCCCGGGAGCGTGATGGTGAGCCTCGACGCGAAGGACGGCGAGGTCGTCGTCTCCGGGTGGACCGAGGGTACCGGCCTCGATCCGGCCGAGGCCGCCGCTCGCTACGAGGAGGAAGGTGCCGGAGCGATCCTGTTCACGGACGTCGACGTGGAGGGGCAACTGGAGGGGATCCGCCGCGAGCCGGTCGCGCGGGTCGTCGAGGCCGTCGACGTCCCCGTGGTCGCCAGCGGGGGCGTCTCGACCCTCGAGGACGTGCGCGCGCTGAAGGACGTCGGGGCCGCCGCGGTCGTCGTGGGGACGGCCCTCTACGAGGGACGGTTCACGCTCGAGGAAGCCAACGAGGTCTAGTCACGGGCGAACCGCGCTCTGGCACGCCGGTACAGCAGCGCGATCCGGGCGTAAAGACCCTCCCTGGTCGTCGGCGGTACCTTCGGGGCCACGGGTTCGGCCAGCGCCGCCGCGACCGGGATCAGGTTTCGCGCACTCATGCGTCTCTCGACCTACGACGCGGGGTACCAAAACGTTCAGTCAGACGGCCGTCACGCGGTCGTCGGACTGCTACAGCGCGGCGTCGAGCTGCTCTTCCGCCTCCGGGTGCTCCCGGCGGAGGTACTGCTTGAGGTAGCCGACCGCGACCACCGCCAGCCCGGCGACGGCGAGCGAGCCGATGGTGCCGAACCGTCGGGAGGCGACCCTGTACGCCGTCACCGCGATGCTGATCTTCTGGAACACACTTCCAGTACGGCCGCCGGACGGAAAAGGCGAGCGGCGACCGACGACCCGCGCCCGTTCCCGGCGCCGAACCGCCGCAACCACCATAAGGGAGCGCTCGAAGTGGGGGATATGACACAGCGGCAGGCGGCCGTCACCCGTGAGACGGCCGAAACGGACATCGAGGTGACGCTGGCCCTCGACGGCGACGGCGACAGCACGGTCGACACCGGCGTCGGGTTCTTCGACCACATGCTCGAGTCGCTGGCGAAGCACGGCCTGTTCGACCTGACGGTCGGCTGCGACGGCGACCTCGAGATCGACGACCACCACACCGTCGAGGACGTCGGCATCGCACTCGGCGAGGCGCTCGCCGAGGCGCTGGGCGACAAGCGCGGCATCGTCCGTTACGCCGACCGCCGGGTGCCGCTGGACGAGGCCGTCGCCGGCGTCGTCGTCGACGTCTCCGGCCGCCCGCGGTTCTACTTCGACGGCGCGTTCTCCCAGGACGCCGTCGGCGACTTCACCAGCGACATGGCCCGGCACTTCGCCGAGTCGCTGGCGCTCAACGCCGGCCTGACCCTGCATGCGGACGTCTCGGGCGAGAACGCCCACCACGAGGTCGAGGCGCTGTTCAAGGCGCTCGCGCGGGCGCTCGACGACGCCACCCGGATCGACGACCGCCGCAGCGACACCCCGAGCACGAAGGGCGAACTGTAGCCGAAAATCGTTCTACAGCGGCTCCCGCTCGTCGATCTCCCGGTAGATGACCATCGCGGCGAAGTAGACGCTCATGAACAGCAGGAAGCCCGCGCTGAACGTCGCGACGGTGCCGCTGGCGAGTTCGATCTCGGTCCGGGTGACGAGCACCGCGATGGCGGCGGCGAAGACGAGGATGGCGAACGCCCCCGAGGCGACGTAGACCGCCAGGTCGCTCTCCAGGACGCGCATGGTGGGTGGGGTGGGGCGACTGCGTGAAAACACTGCCGCCGAGTTCGGCCGCCAGGACGTCGGCTCGGACGACAGTCGTCACTACCCGATGCGACGACCAGAAATGGAAGAGAGCAGCGACGTCGTTCAGTCGACCTTGAACTCGATGGCGGCGCCCTGACCGAAGCCGACGCACTCCGTGGCGATGCCGCGCTGGGCGTCGTCGCGCTTGTTCATCTCGTGGATGAGCGTGACGGGTAGGCGGGCGCCGGTGGCAC includes:
- the gvpG gene encoding gas vesicle protein GvpG → MTIIVDDLLVRPFFQVLESLQAIAMNELYDIEDIRDRMKENQLLYEMGERDEEEYQQRRRELEAELEVAEQAHEQLSDKSIEVRG
- the gvpJ gene encoding gas vesicle protein GvpJ codes for the protein MSSGKPTRDQADLAEVLELVLDKGIVINADIAVTVGETELLGIELRAAIASFETAAKYGLAFPSGTDMRRVERASGREPLEDDDEPIDLGIDASSGGSREDDESDGDGGSSRAAAAPAAPSQRPTPQVPTDDDDGGEGSSVDDADQSGDGDGEGPDAAPDESGSEDGSDDDGDGQDGSAADSSDEESASGQEDT
- the gvpH gene encoding gas vesicle protein GvpH, coding for MSDERDGADDDDETERQGGLLGGIRSVLEALADAERDGKSRISRRRRSSKGRFSTESGFSVRVGRPSSGSDANSINDRSSASDQRDVDHHVDVRHDDDGRLVVVADLPNVDPDDLTVGLDEETNELVVGVEDRAVERLALPWPVDDVEGRFNHGVLELRITATEDAS
- the gvpL gene encoding gas vesicle protein GvpL → MSDTDEPSGDAQTSLEFDEGRYVYCAVNADDGATFAAEGLEGGDVSLVVRDGIGAVVQPVDSVFDSDDVTQVRSWLLDHQGVVDDAAQRFGTPIPFRFDTILKGGDATVREWLDDHRSELEDALEWLDGRWEYRVRVEWDEEAIADEILEADGELRELAARAETADEGTGFLLQKQYQQQLSERLEQHRGAVEEQLHEAIEPHAVELQRSGGASVLSEEDDDAGRETVADLSLLADEADEEAIGDALEPYADHGAYEVSYTGPWPPYSFAPEIGDGGGEGP
- a CDS encoding cysteine hydrolase family protein, with the protein product MPFRDYETLDLDGVALVPIDVQQGFDHDRWGERNNPDAERHVAELLAAFREADLPVVHVRHDSTELDSPLRPDRAGNAFKPEAEPTREEPVVARDVDGAFVGTDLESRLREAGVQRPVFVGFTTDRGVSTTARMAANFGFEPYVVADAAVTFEREFDGTRYAAEQNHRLALAQLDGEFATVVETATLLAALEARE
- the hisA gene encoding 1-(5-phosphoribosyl)-5-[(5-phosphoribosylamino)methylideneamino]imidazole-4-carboxamide isomerase, with amino-acid sequence MFPSFEVIPAVDVQDGQVVQLVGGERGTGKTYGDPVEAARTWVDEGAETLHLVDLDGAFEGERENAPAFEAVLEAVDADVQLGGGIRTARDACELLELGVDRVILGTAAVENPNIVGAVSEDFPGSVMVSLDAKDGEVVVSGWTEGTGLDPAEAAARYEEEGAGAILFTDVDVEGQLEGIRREPVARVVEAVDVPVVASGGVSTLEDVRALKDVGAAAVVVGTALYEGRFTLEEANEV
- the gvpO gene encoding gas vesicle protein GvpO, halophile-type, giving the protein MSTTDSDEEQCKAVTGDGDRCSRPAQDDGFCHQHDSSDETIDDAEDGDGGDDGDPDENENREETVDGAGDADGDEGGDESTGETDDQDTQMSSSDSQTAETEIGEVRQTVQETAEGVVGHPLDGITSIDSTDSGWRVAVEVVERKSVPDTQDILGRYEIELTDDLSVTGYQRTHRYRRDDMNHDI
- the gvpM gene encoding gas vesicle protein GvpM; protein product: MKPTRDDGHAIVDVLDVLLREGAMVQADVLITVADIPLVGINLRAAVAGMTTMREYGFFENWDLETRRMGKERRASGHGRPDPEIPGSDE
- the gvpA gene encoding gas vesicle protein GvpA, translating into MSSARPGSSSLVEVLDRILDKGVVIDVWARVSLVGIEILTVEARVVVASVDTFLHYAKEISKIEAAEAEVEDGGDLDNLQDIDIEQSESPNPEAQAE
- a CDS encoding inorganic phosphate transporter, which gives rise to MEVLLVVGIAVAVFVGYNIGGANTAPAFGPAVGAGVLGKLLAAGLMTVFFFAGGWTLGRQVVDTLGDGIVPGELFTLPASIVVLFFIGFALFISNFAGVPASTSMTAVGSIAGLGLATGTLDWETMGRIVSWWIVAPIVAFWISGVIGRYFYPTINAWIAIPQTEGSPFGADASRRETAGALLVIVIGCLMAFSAGASNAANAVAPLVGSGELSMNVGIILATVAVGLGAFTIARKTLDTMGNDLTELPLTAAIVVAIVSATATAALAAIGIPASFVIIATMSIVGLGWGRATRTATARDAVRGEGTNVSVGALAADEGATVGDTERRGENAPPIGEEEPGDIPAASDLFDPETTGRVILMQNFVPAVATIGAFLVFRFVPVV
- the fer gene encoding ferredoxin Fer is translated as MPTVEYLNYEVLDDQGWDMDDDDLFEQAADAGLDDEDYGTLDVAEGEYILEAAEAQGYDWPFSCRAGACANCAAIIKKGDIDMDMQQILSDEEVEEKGVRLTCIGSPADEEVKIVYNAKHLDYLQNRVI
- a CDS encoding GvpL/GvpF family gas vesicle protein, with the protein product MADNALYAYGVIEQEDLEFDTDGVEGAERAYTVDHRTLSALVTDIDTVEPEATDENAQRHNEVLQTLLEHDGGRTVVPMQFGMAFKNKRTLKSVLRETRPAFRRALREVDDKVELGLKVLVDEDADVDRAAVEAEVSERFEDIAEGSTDDDLFSDRLVVNRSFLVDRENRDAFDDAVGAFEDDHDDLLVQYTGPWAPYNFVEIEIGAKR
- a CDS encoding gas vesicle protein K; the protein is MKHIELDDEEGDGGASGLMALVVTVIELLIETMEREAIRRMESGQLDPEEIERLGAQLQALEEEMEAIKADQGIDENVEQLRGDLDSLVSEAVEQVRDQELEGIDG